The DNA window aaatcatactaggacttattttcaagttacatcttattttcggggaaacggggtagTGACAGGGTTGGGCAcgactagagcactggttcttaactttgggttactcaggagttttggattgcaactcccagaagccttcaccaccagctgtcctgactggggtttctgggagttgcagttcaaaagcatctgagtaacaaagtttaagaaccactggactagaggagGATCCAGAGTGGAGTCTGACTCTGGAAGCACCTCTGTGGCCAGGATTCCCCACTTTCATTTCTGCCGCCACTCGCCaggtcccccacccccaagtttgGGCATTCGGGCTCAagaaggttcaccatcactgatctataATGTGGTATTCTTGATTACTATGAgcactggacagtgaagaaatctgAGTGGAGGTGGGGGGTCAAATAATTCAAATACACTACGAGAAAGTCAAATAAATGGCTGCTAGGTCAAATCAAATTTGAATGCTCACtcaaagctaaaatgactaaactgaggttaCTACACTTTTAAACGTATCATGAGAAGGCATGGCTCGGTAAAAATAATGGGCACCGGAGAGCAAATGcttgaacattttaaaactgttaaatAGTGGAATATTGACGCCAATAAGAATCACGACGCAGCAGTAGTTCCACACAACTTTACTGAAGGCaagagcaaacacacacacacacacacatatatgtaaaaAACCCCGCCTCACGTTTAGAGGTTTCCACCCCTCCTAATCACTCAGCATCTGTGCTAATTGGGAGGAGGGAAAGTTACCCACAACAGCTGCTGTCCCATCTACCAGGCTGCTACTAACTTGGAAGGGACAACAGTGAAGTTgatcttgtgtttgtgtgtttagtcgtttagtcgtgtccgactcttcgtgaccccatggaccagagcacgccaggccctcctgtcttctactgcctcccggagttgtgtcaggttcatgttggttgcttcgcagacactgtccagccatctcatcctcagtcgtccccttctcctcttgccatcacactttcccaacatcagggtcttttccagggagtcttttcttctcattagatggccaaagtactggagcctcagcttcaggatctgtccttccagtgagcactcaggattgatttccttcagaatggataggtttgttctccttgcagtccaggggattctcaagagcctcctccagcaccacaattcaaaggcatcaattcttcggcggtctgctttctttatggtccagctctcacttccatacatcacgacaggaagtTGATCTTAAGACACAACAAAAACTGTGGATTAAGTCACGTAATCCCCACGAAATGTATCTAATCACTGAGTGGGCTTCTGGGTCCGCTGGTGACTTCTGCTTTGGGGTGAAAAGAGCCAATAATGTCGTTTACAAAATACGCCCGCTACCACACTTCTAGCATTCCAGGCTGCTTTATCGTCGAGCTTGGTATTCTTTTTATGAGCAAGCCAGCTAGATTGGGCTTTACTTTTCTGAGTGACACACAAGCTACCAATGAAAAAGAGAAACGTTAGTCTGGGATGCCCACTCGAGGCAAACAATTCCATCAAAGGCTTAGAGGCGGGTGTAAATGCCCCTTACTTTCAGTTGACTGGGTAATTGTTAGACAAAGACCCGCCTACGGCCACTATTGCTAAGTTCTATTGGTTGGTGGAAGACAAATGGCTGTTTCgtagccttccttcctttcaaccGTGCGCTATAGAAAAAAGGAACGCCGGAGCAGAGGTTTTGTGGATGGATGGTGGGCTTTTGCGCCTGCGCAGTTGGTCAAATGCTCTGTTGGCTCTGGCTCGGCTTGGCCGGTAGTTTTCTCACCGTGTTGCTGGTGTTGCGAGTCCCGCGGCTGAAGGCTCCAACGGGGTCCGCCTCGTTTGGCTTTCCAATATGTTTCCAGGATCTGCTACGTTACGGGAAGACCAAGGGCGGCTGCGGGGAGCGTCCTGCCTGGCTGAAGACCTTCGATGTACCGAAGAGGTGACTAGAAAGGCTCCGAGAGTGGCTGTCGTGCTTTAGCTTGATTTTGCTGAACTGCCTCCGTCCCCGGGCTCAGCCGAGCCCCCACTTTGGTGCTACACCAGTCTGTGTCTAGGGCTTCTGGGCATGTGTAGAGCGCTTTCTCCTTACCTCCAGGCCTCTCCTTGAACAACCTTAGGGGTGGATACAAGGAGCGCTTTCCTCGCACATCGGAGCTCTATGTGTGGTTAAAATCCTCCCTATCGCTTGGAAGGATGATGGATTCTCAAGGTACACCAAAGCGAGAGAAGGCAGTTTTGGAGGTTTCTCTCACTTTGGGGTTCTTTGTTCAACTTTCCACAGTGCAAAGCATCTATGGTGGCAATGATGTTGTCAGTTTCCGGAGGGGTAATAGCTGTGTTTCCTTGCTTTTGTAAAGGAAAAACCATGTGTCACTTCAAAAGATTGCACATTTATTTTGACAGAACCTTTCATGAACTAGAGCTCACTTTATCAAATGCATACAATCAGGATATCCAGGGGGACTTAACTTCTCAGTAGGCCGGAAGTTAACTTTCTTTGTCACTTTGTCAATGTATAGGGGTACAGTACTTATTTATATCATacatatatgcagaacatattgtCCAAGAGTTGATCATTATGTAGACATAATACGTATTGAGAGCTTTGTTTAAGCCTTGAcatttgcagttttttttaattggggaaAAGTTTAAAACACACATATGCATTAAGGACTCAGATTGTTAAATGCCTTCTAATTTGGGGTGGTGGAGGAATGGGAATGGCCCTGAGTTTTCTGGAAGAGAGATGGCTACCTAGTATCCTGAACAGAAGTTGTGATTGGGTTCTATGTTCTCTTTAGGCAGCTCCTCTGTTTCCGCGGGAAATAACAAGGGAGAAGTCTTTATGATCTTTGAACTATCACATTTATTGACACCATCTTCTTCCAGCACATTATTTATTGGATCAAATAACTTCAACTCGGGCAACAGGCCACAACTTACAGAACCGAATGACTTTTCATAGTCCCATGGACTCATTGGGGAGGTTTCCCAAGCCATTCTCACCAATCGGGTGTCCGGGGAGGAGTGCTCCAGAGGGCACAAATAGTCCTACAACACGCGTGGCGGATCCAGCCTCTCTCGTCGGGGCAATCGTAGAAGCGATTGTGCGTGATCTCAATCTCACGTTGTATTTCTAATTCTCTGGGCGCCACAATCACCGTCCACACTGTTAGTGACATACTGAATCAGTTTCTCCTCTCGCATGCCCGGATCTGGCAAGAGTCCTCTCAGATTAGGAAAAATCCCTCAACAGTCCTTGTCTTATACTTTCAAAAGCCTTCTTGCGAGCATCTACCCTCTTGTTATCGTATTCCTCTAGCACTGAGCAGAACCACCATACTCCCCATTCATTTATATCCTCCTTCCAAACTGTCAACTCTTGCTccgcctccttcccttccttgccCTCTTCCACTAAACAAACCTCTACGTTTCCCGCCTTTTGTTTAGGTTCAATTTCTCCCGCCTTTGGCACAATGGTCCACGCTGCTTTCTATAGTTCTTCTTCACCTTCCTTGTATTCTTTATCATTCGTATTAGCTTTATTTAGCAGGGACGGCTCACTGACACCAGCGCCTCCTTCACAGGAGTCCCCACTGCAAAACTCTGGGATGTGTGGTCCAACAAAATTTATATTTCCAAGTTGTGCTTGCACACACAGAATGCATACTTCTATGTTTGAGAAAACACATTTTTTGGGACCACAGCTCCCTCAGTCCACCAATCAGTTGGCTATTATCTGCAGGATTCTGGTAGTTCAGAGGATAAAGTAGCAAAGAGGAGAGCCATGCACACCCCCATTAGTTCATTGGAAGGAAAGCAGGATTAAAAATTTGACAAATAGATCCAAAATATATCTGTTCCAAGCTCTATTATGAGCTGACAAATCAGAAAGGAAGGCTTCATACCCTTAAGACCCTTTATATGCCCCCATCAAGTGAATATATCCCTTGCTTTATGTGTCCTGCCTCTTAAACAGTTCATCTTACGTATGTGCCGTAGTTGTTGTAAGAGTCTGACAATTTTCAGGCTGAGGGTCTGCTCTGAATAAACGAGGTAACAAATGCAATGCCAGTTTTGCTCATGACTTCAGAGATAGTGATTTTTTTCCAATAGCATGACTGTTCACCTGGAGATACATTCCTCTAATTTTAGTAGGACCTCTGCCTGGTCGTCTAGGATTTGAAGCCTATATAATATgtttaagaaaaaacaaactgGTTTATTATTTCACGCCTCGAGTGAAATAAGAATGAAGCACTGTGGACAGAATTCCAAGCAAACTGGATGAGCGTCTAATCTACTTTCAGATTGCTGACATTCTGGAAATAGCCTCTTATATGATCTTGAAGCCATCTCACTCCCTTTGAAATTGAGGTATAAATTCTGTGCTTGGTGTGGGGTACGTTCACTTCTGCGTTGGGCGGAGGAGgacaataaaaatggaaaggtGACTTGTTATTTAGCAGTTGCTGCTTAAGATAATAACTGACAGTTGTTTTGGCTTCTCAGTATCACTGAGAAGATGCTAAGTAGTGTTGTAAAATTTATGCTCCTCGGGAGGCCATGTCTAGCAGAGGAGAACTGCAAAAGCATGAAGATACGAGGAATTCAGTAGCCCTTTGCTACAACTGAAAATTGACTGTTTCCTTCTTTTTACAGGTGGTTCTATCACTTCTATATTTTGTCCGTCCTCTGGAATGGCTTCCTGCTACAGTCACTTATCCAGAGCTTGTTTCTGTCATGGCCCTTCACCATTTGGCTTCAGAACTTGCTCGACATTCTTGATGGAACATGGCAGAACCAGAATATGGATGCGCACATTACTGGGCATGGTATGAGCTCTTGTTTGTAACAAGAAGATACAATCTCTGTTCCTGTAGCACAGATCTTGGCTTTTATTGCAGACATTACCACTTCCATTCCCATCATAGCCCAAATGAGTAACTGGCATAAAGGGAAATGTTAGCTGCTATTAGCAGCTCCAGGAGTGAGACAAAGAATTAGAAGGTTCTTTTCTAACTGGAAAGTCCATTCCTGTCACTAATCGGTGATCAGAGATAAGAGCAGTTCAAGGTTGTTAAATTCCAGCATTTTATATCTCTTGAGATGTGTTTTGCATGCCTGAAAATAATtacagtggggcttacttctgagtaaacatgcatagaattgAGCAATGTTTTGTTAGGAAGACATGTCAGTGTTTCTTGACTCCATCAAGGTAGGAGAGAAAGATCAATGTGGAGACAAGAGctgagggaaaaagaaagagagcacTAGGTTGAGTGGGGGCGGGGTATCAGACTAATGAGTTTCTAACCCAGGCCAGACTGGGCATGTTTGCTAATACATGAAACAGCATCCAAGCTGCCTGCTGCCCTAATTCAGGATGTGTTCCACTGTTACTTTGAACTGTTTAGAATACTGCATTCTGTGCTGTTGCTTGGTGCAGAGTGTTTTGTgaaaacatgagctttttcttataaTCTTGCtgttctcccttttaaaaatatctatgaATAAATATGGCATGTCTGGTGAAGAAATTGCTTCTTAACACAGCAACTTGTTTTGCATTTCTAGATAGTGAGACTCTGTCTGCTCTCCTGGTGTGTCTTTTCATCTGGTTAAACAGCTGTAGACGGTTATGGGAATGCCTTTATATCAGTGTCTTCTCTGGAGGTGCCGTTCATATTGTACAGTATTGCTTTGGGCACTGTTACTATGTTCTCTTGGGTTTAACAGTTATGTGTCAAGTGCCAACTGAGGTCAGAGAAGGTAAGCATCTTTAGTATTGttggtgggtttttaaaaaggaatttaaaaccctgttattcagacaggcatttcaaaatactgtacctgtGGACTCAGCTGAATTTATTTAGCCTTAATTTGACTAattctgccattttaaa is part of the Pogona vitticeps strain Pit_001003342236 chromosome 5, PviZW2.1, whole genome shotgun sequence genome and encodes:
- the SRD5A3 gene encoding polyprenal reductase isoform X1; translated protein: MVGFCACAVGQMLCWLWLGLAGSFLTVLLVLRVPRLKAPTGSASFGFPICFQDLLRYGKTKGGCGERPAWLKTFDVPKRWFYHFYILSVLWNGFLLQSLIQSLFLSWPFTIWLQNLLDILDGTWQNQNMDAHITGHDSETLSALLVCLFIWLNSCRRLWECLYISVFSGGAVHIVQYCFGHCYYVLLGLTVMCQVPTEVREGKGSRLTISWYHILGLLMFIWASVHQHRCHVILANLRKTKSGKVVNMDHRIPFGDWFEMVSCPHYFAELLIYISMAVTFGLKNFSWWLVVMYVFFNQAVSAVLCHEYYQSNFKHYPTCRKAYIPFLF
- the SRD5A3 gene encoding polyprenal reductase isoform X2, whose protein sequence is MVGFCACAVGQMLCWLWLGLAGSFLTVLLVLRVPRLKAPTGSASFGFPICFQDLLRYGKTKGGCGERPAWLKTFDVPKRWFYHFYILSVLWNGFLLQSLIQSLFLSWPFTIWLQNLLDILDGTWQNQNMDAHITGHGKGSRLTISWYHILGLLMFIWASVHQHRCHVILANLRKTKSGKVVNMDHRIPFGDWFEMVSCPHYFAELLIYISMAVTFGLKNFSWWLVVMYVFFNQAVSAVLCHEYYQSNFKHYPTCRKAYIPFLF